Proteins from a single region of Dama dama isolate Ldn47 chromosome 14, ASM3311817v1, whole genome shotgun sequence:
- the GPR52 gene encoding G-protein coupled receptor 52, with protein sequence MNDSRWTEWRILNTSSGILNVSERHSCPLGFGHYSAVDVCIFETVVIVLLTFLIIAGNLTVIFVFHCAPLLHHYTTSYFIQTMAYADLFVGVSCLVPTLSLLHYSTGIHESLTCQVFGYIISVLKSVSMACLACISVDRYLAITKPLSYNQLVTPCRLRICIILIWIYSCLIFLPSFFGWGKPGYHGDIFEWCATSWLTSAYFTGFIVCLLYAPAALVVCFTYFHIFKICRQHTKEINDRRARFPSHEAAASGEAGHSPDRRYAMVLFRITSVFYMLWLPYIIYFLLESSRVLDNPTLSFLTTWLAISNSFCNCVIYSLSNSVFRLGLRRLSETMCMSCMCVKDQEARDPKPRKRANSCSI encoded by the coding sequence ATGAATGATTCCAGGTGGACTGAATGGAGGATCCTGAACACGAGCAGTGGCATTTTGAATGTGTCTGAACGTCACTCCTGCCCACTTGGATTTGGCCACTACAGTGCGGTGGACGTATGCATCTTCGAGACAGTTGTCATTGTCTTGCTGACATTTCTCATCATTGCTGGGAATTTAACGGTCATCTTTGTTTTTCACTGTGCTCCACTGTTACACCACTATACGACCAGCTATTTCATTCAAACAATGGCATATGCTGATCTTTTTGTTGGAGTTAGCTGCTTGGTTCCTACTCTCTCACTTCTCCACTACTCCACAGGTATCCACGAGTCACTGACTTGCCAGGTTTTTGGATATATCATCTCAGTCCTGAAAAGTGTTTCTATGGCATGTCTTGCCTGCATCAGTGTGGATCGCTATCTTGCCATCACCAAGCCTCTGTCCTACAATCAACTGGTCACCCCATGTCGCCTGAGAATTTGCATCATTTTGATCTGGATCTACTCTTGCCTAATTTTCTTGCCTTCCTTTTTTGGCTGGGGGAAACCTGGTTACCACGGTGACATTTTTGAATGGTGTGCCACCTCTTGGCTCACCAGTGCCTATTTTACCGGCTTTATTGTTTGTTTACTTTATGCCCCTGCTGCCTTGGTTGTCTGCTTCACTTACTTCCACATTTTCAAAATTTGCCGGCAGCACACCAAAGAGATAAATGACCGGAGAGCCCGATTCCCGAGCCATGAGGCGGCTGCCTCCGGAGAGGCCGGGCATAGCCCTGATCGTCGCTACGCCATGGTTTTGTTTCGGATAACCAGTGTGTTTTACATGCTGTGGCTCCCTTACATCATCTACTTTCTTCTAGAAAGCTCCCGGGTCTTGGACAATCCAACACTGTCCTTCCTAACCACCTGGCTGGCTATAAGTAATAGTTTTTGTAACTGTGTTATATACAGCCTCTCCAACAGTGTTTTCCGGCTAGGCCTCCGAAGACTGTCTGAGACAATGTGTATGTCTTGTATGTGTGTCAAGGATCAGGAAGCACGAGACCCCAAACCTAGGAAACGGGCTAACTCCTGCTCCATCTGA